The following coding sequences lie in one Oncorhynchus gorbuscha isolate QuinsamMale2020 ecotype Even-year unplaced genomic scaffold, OgorEven_v1.0 Un_scaffold_1642, whole genome shotgun sequence genomic window:
- the LOC124017131 gene encoding gastrula zinc finger protein XlCGF17.1-like, whose translation MQRHSGEKPHQCSFCGKRFLRSTDLKRHQMIHKAVTSDRPHCCSECGKTFTSPTSLRIHLKIHSEDKPHQCSVCGKRFLWLCVLKRHQVVHKGERNISLLEDTSCVARW comes from the exons ATGCAGAGACACAGCGGAGAGAAACCCCACCAGTGCTCCTTCTGTGGGAAGCGCTTCCTACGATCCACAGACCTGAAGAGACACCAGATGATCCACAAAG CAGTCACCTCAGACAGACCGCACTGTTGTTCGGAGTGCGGCAAGACGTTCACCTCGCCCACCAGCCTGAGGATCCACCTGAAGATCCACAGCGAAGACAAACCCCACCAGTGTTCCGTCTGCGGGAAGCGTTTCCTGTGGCTGTGTGTTCTGAAGAGACACCAGGTGGTGCACAAAGGTGAGAGAAACATCTCTCTGCTGGAAGACACGTCCTGTGTGGCTCGTTGGTAG